From the genome of Bradyrhizobium sp. ORS 278:
CGACGGCTGCTCGGCGGGCCGCTCCGGGTCGAGCGATTCTGCCCTCAGGACGTCTTGAGCCAGGGCCGGGCATCCGGCCGTGAGAGAGACAGCAGAGATCGTGGCCAGCAGCATCAGCGCTGCGCCCGCGCGCGTTCGACGCATGACGATTGTCCCCCGATCGCGTCTGCCCCAGTCCCCCTGAGCCGACTGCTGGACCTGACCGTTTCAATCAGAAGTAGATATGATGTGCGACCTAAACCGGGCGGATTTGTGGCGATGACTACCTATGGTTTTAGATAGCTCCAGCCACTCTCCTGCAGTTCCATCAGCCTGACCGCGCCCGATGGCACCAGGCTGGCCTGGGCGACGATCTCGATCGGGTGTCCCTCGCGCTTCTCCATCCCGCGCTTGGTGATGTTGCAGGCGGAGAACTTGATCTTGGCCGGAAAGCTGAGCTCGACAATCTGCTTCAGCCGATCCTTCACCGGCGAGGTATCCTCGCGCAGCATGTTCAGGCCCGGCCCGTAGGTGACGATCTCGATCTCGACCTCCTCGCCCTTCTCCTTGAACGTTTCCATGATGTTGGCGGCATTGTTCAGCGCCAGATTCATGACCGCCGGATCGTTCTGATCGACCTGGATCGCGACGCGGTGAGTCTTGACGTCGGCCGCGGGGCTCGCCGCCATTGATGCGATCAGCAGCGCACAGCTCGCCGCCGCAGTTCTGAGATCGAAGCGCATGCCAGGACTCCAATGGACGCAACAGGAATGCACGATACAAGGCATTGGATGTGGTCGTGAATCTGCACAACCTCAGCTCCCACCGATGAGCCCCAATCGTGGCGAGACTATGCGCTTGAAGACGCGGCCCTGCCGCGCGAGCGCCGCGATGGTGCTTGTTTGATCGCCGGGCATGGAGGCAAGAGCGATGTTGCGTCCATCTGGAGCGAATAGTGTGATCCGCCGCAATATCCGCAGCGTCATGGCGAGCGCAGCGAAGCAACTCAGACTGTCGACGCAGAGCCAGTCTGGATTGCTTCAACGCAAGGGCGCCTCGCAATGACTGCGCGGACGATGCCGGCGCCCAACCCACCGACGTCGTCCCGGCGAACGCCGGGACCCATAACCACTGCTGTTAGTTGGCTGCACGCGATGGCTGCCGTCGTGCCTCATTGATGGATTCCGCGGTCTGGATCCCGGCGTTCGCCGGGATGACAGCGGAAGTGCTGAGATGCGTCACGGGCAATCGATGCACGCAGCTCATGTCAGCAACAGCACGACGGGCAATCCGTGCATGTCGCTCATGCGCAAAGTGCCCGTCGCGTTACGATGTCGCAGGCTGTCTCGCTTGTCGTGTCGGGCAAATCAGGCGGATGCTTCCGCTCGTCCTGCTGCCGCATGAGGGGCGTGTCGCGACCGTCACGAGACGTTGGCAGTGGGATGCGATGGGCGTGTGTCGACGCAGCGTGAAGCGATTTGCGCGGACGAACGGCGATGCACGACCGGTCAAGTCGCGCGGTCCTGACACCCCGACGCTGGTGTCAAGTTCACGGCGGAGCGTTCTGCTTCGCGTGGATGATGGTGGCTAGACAGCCCGGCGCACCAGGGAGAACGCGAAGCAGCCGTTCAAACCGTCGCGCAGGGGAGGCCGGGCGAGCCCGGCTGCACCTGTGGTACCTGCCGCCTGCATTTTTTCTCGCAGGCGGGCCATGGGCGTCAGCCGACGCCCGGCCTCCCCTGCGCCCTCTGTTTGAAGAGGGCGATCGAAATCAACAACTCGGACGCTGAGCGCCGCGAGAGTGTGAAGCCATGCCTGTTCTGATCTGCTCTGCCGCGGTCGGCCCCGGATCCCACCACCCCGCAACTGTCATCGCCCGCGAAAGCGGGCGATCCAGTACGCCGCGGCCCTTCGGCTCAATCGCTGCCGTCACGGCGTACTGGGTCGCCCGGTCGAGCCGGGCGACGACAGCGAGTTGGCGGCCCGATGGTGCCTTATCCACGTCCGCCGCTGGCAAAATCACCTGGCCATGGTTACATTGGCCCTGCGAGGCTGCGACGCGCGTCCGGAACCAACATATCCCCGGGGCCTTATCGATCCTTAAGGGAACTGTCCCTGGCCAGGTCCGTGGACCTGGACATATGGTGCCCACCTACTTTCGTAGGGAACTCCGGGATCGAGCGTTTCAACGGCGATTGCGGCTTCGCTCTTATGTCCCTGCTTGTCTGGTCTCCATCGCCTCTCCCCCTTCGGTTGCTGGCCTGCCGCGTTTCTGCAACGTTGAAATGCTCGCGCTCGCGCGCTCTGAACGGAGGTCCCGTCGCATGCCGATGAAGGCCGCTCAGCACACCAAGCAGCAGCTCCGCGCGACGGCCCTCGCGGCGCGCGACGCTCTCAGCGAGGACGACAGAGCCGCCGCCGCGCAGGCCATCGCTGCGCGCGGGCTGCCCTTTACGCCGAAGCCGGGCATGGTGGTCTCGGGCTACGCGCCAATCCGCAACGAACTCGATCCGATGCCGCTGATGCGCGAATTAGCCGGGCAGGGCGCGCGGCTGGCGCTGCCGGTGGTGCTGGCGCGCGGGCATTCGCTGTCGTTCCGCGCCTACGCGCCGGGGGACCGGCTGACGCTCGGCGCACTGGGGATCCCCGAGCCGTCGCCGGTGGCGGCCGAACTGGTGCCCGACATCATGCTGGTGCCGCTCGCGGCCTTCGACCGCACCGGGCACCGCATTGGCTATGGCGGAGGCTACTACGACTACACCTTCTCGCACCTGCGCAAATCGCATCATGTCATCGGCATAGGTCTCGGCTTCGCCGTGCAGGAAACCGAGGCCATCCCGGCCTTGGCCCACGACGCGGCACTCGATTATGTGCTAACCGAGCGAGAGACCTTGGATTTCCGGAGCCATTGAGTTGCGAATTCTCTTCGTCGGCGACGTCGTCGGCCGCGCGGGCCGCACCGCCGTCACAGACCACCTTCCAGGCCTGATCCGCGACTGGCGGCTCGATCTCGTCATCGTCAATGGCGAGAACGCGGCCGGCGGATTCGGCATCACCGAGGCGATCTATCAGGAGCTGCTCGATGCCGGCGCCGACGCCGTCACGCTCGGCAATCATTCCTGGGACCAGCGCGAGGCGCTGGTGTTCATCGAACGGGCGCCGCGCCTGGTGCGGCCCGCGAACTATCCGCCGGGGACGCCCGGCCGGGGCGCGGCGTTGATCGAGACCAAGACCGGCGCTCGCGCGCTGGTGGTGAACGTGCTGGGCCGCGTGTTCATGACGCCGTTCGACGATCCGTTCGCGGCCATCGCGCGTGAGATCGGCGCTTGCCCGCTGCGCGAGGCCGCGGATGCGATCGTGGTCGATGTGCATTGCGAGGCCACCAGCGAGAAGCAGGGTTTTGGTCATTTCTGCGACGGCCGCGTCAGCCTCGTCGTCGGCACCCACACCCACGTGCCCACGGCCGATCACCAGATCCTACCCGGCGGCACCGCCTACATGACCGATGCCGGCATGACCGGTGACTACGACTCCATCATCGGCATGCAGAAGGACGAGCCGCTGCGCCGCTTCCAGTCGGGGATTCCCTCGGCCCGCTTCGAGCCGGCGATGGGCGAGGCGACCTTGAGCGGCGTCGCGGTCGAGACCGACGACGCGACGGGCCTGGCGGAGCGGATCGCGCCGGTGCGCCTCGGAGGCCGGCTGTCGCAGGCGAAGCCGACATTCTGGGGAGCATAGGATCGCAGCCGGGCGGTCAGAAGCCGAAGAATTTCTCGCGCAGCGCGTCCTCATAGGCCGCCTTGGCGTCCTTCACCTTGCCGCGCACCGCGTCCTCGTCGAAATGGGCCTGCTCCCAGCGGTCGATGTCGGCGACGTCGTGGTTGACCGAGGCGAGCTCCTCCTCATGCCGGATCGCGACGATCCACTCCTCGACCGCGTCCTTGTAGGCCTTCTGCAGTGCATCAAGCTCCGGATGGTCGCTCATGTCCCAACTCCCGCCACTGATCGCGGCGGAGTTATAGGAAGCGTCAATGACTCCGCGACGACAGTTGCGCTACGCGCTCGGCCGGAAGCCCATCCGGAAGGCGCCCCAATGGCGCCCCTTGATGAAGATCGGCGCCGAGAGGTCCTTCATCAGCACGAACTGCCCGCCGCCCATGTCGCGGCGGTAGGTCTGCAGCAGGAACGGCTTGCTGCTGGCGGCGGCGACCTTCTTCACCGCGCGGTCCTCGAACAGCCGGCGGTTGCGGCAATTGGCGTTGTTCCAGACGGGGTCGGGACCCTGCGGCTTGCGGTAGTTCGGATTGTGCGTCGGCAGATAGCCGCCGCGCGCCCAGGCGACGCAGAACACGATGCGCGGGTCGCTGCCCTGGATCGGGTCCTGGATGGCGGGCAGCACGCGGTCGGTGAACTCGACATAGCGGGTGAGATATTGCTTCGGGTTGGTGCCGGGAATTTCGCGATAGCTCTCGTCCAGCAAATCGGCGAGCGCGATCTCGCCGCGATCGATCGCCGCCTCGAACACAGAAGAGATCTGCCGTGCGGTCGCGACCACGGTCCGGATCAAGGGCGCATCAGCGGTCTCCACGCCGCTTTCGGCGATCAGCCCGATCAGCGCCTCGGAATGATCGAGCAGCTTGGCGATGCGGCTGTCGGCCTGTTTCAGCTCGAGCGAGGACTGGTCGACGCCCTTGGCGAGCTCGGCCAGCTCGGTGATGACCGTGTCGCAATGCGCGAGGTTGGAGGTCGCGGCCTTGGCCACACCATCGATCTCCTGGCCGACACTGGTGAAGCCGTCCTGGACGCGGACGATGATGCCGCCGATCTGCTGGGCGCCTTCGCCCGCGGTCTTGGCGCGCGAGGAGGCCTGGCCGCTCTCGCCGAGCAGGCTCTTCACCTGCGAGTCCAGCCCGCGCAGGGTGTCGCCGATCTGCTGCGTCGCCTGCCGCGTCGCCTCGGCGAGCGACTTCACCTCGCTGGCGACGACCGCGAAGCCGCGACCGGCAGAGCCGGCGCGGGCGGCCTCGATCGTGGCGTTGAGCGCCAGCAGATTGGTCTGCTTGGCGATCGCCTCGATCGCGACCGAGACCTTGGCGACCTGCGACAGGGCATCGCCGACCGAACCGAGCCGCTGCTCGATGCGCTCCACCGAATCGACCAGCTCGGAGATGTGCCGCACCGCTGTCTCAACCACGTTGCGCGACTGCGCGATGTCGCCGACCGCAGCTGTGGTCGCCGATTGCACCGCCTGCGAGGCGGTGGCGATGTCGTGATTGGCCGCGACCATGGTCTTGGCGGTGGCCTGCAGATGGCCGAAGCGCTGCGACTGGTAGCTTACCCGGTTGGCCACTTCCTGGACGTTGCCGGCGACGTCGGCGAGCTCGACGCCGAGCCCGCCGATGCGGTCGGCGATCTCGTCGATCAGCCGCTCGGCGCCGGATCGCGCGTCGTGACTTTCCAGAATGGCGCGTTGCGCGACGGACATGTCCAGGCTCCCGGGCTTGACGGATTCAGCAGGTCACCGCTCGGCTCACAATTTGTAGGCGGTGCGGAAGCCGCCCCAGTGCCGGCCGCGGACGCGGATCGGTACGTCGATTTCGCGCATCATGACGGTGTTGCCGTTGCCCATGTCGCGCGCGTAGCTCTGGATCAGATAGGGCCGCTGGTTGCGGCCCGCGGCGAGCCCCGCCGGATCGTTGAAGATGCGGCGGTTGCGGCTGTTGGCGGTGTTGAAGGCGACATCGCCCGGCCGCTGCGGATGCGAATAGATCTTGTTGTGCACCGGCAGATAGCCGTTGCGGTCGATCGCGACGCAGAACGCCATGCGCTGATCCCGGGCCAGGAAGGCCTCCTGGAACGGCGGCAGCGCGCGCTCGGCCCAGTCGAGGATGCGGCTGCGATGCTGAAGCGGATCGGTGCCGGGGATCTCGACATAGTTGGTATCGAACATGTCCTCGATCGTGATTTCGCCACGGGCGATCGCGTTCTCGAAGATCCGGTTCAGCTCGGTGCCGGCCTCCATCGCGCGCGCGACGAACTCGTTGTTCTCCTCGTGCAGCGCCCAGAGCTTGTCCTCGATTTTTTCGCGCAGCTCCGCGCCGGGTGCATCGAACCTCGCCTGGGCGCCTGCTTTGATCTGCTCGGTGACGCGGAGACGGCAGCGACCGACATCCTCGAGCACGGCGTCGAAACGTTCGTTCACGGGCAGCCGGCTGGCGTCTGGCCCGGTGATCAGCACCCCGTCATTGGAGATTTCGTAGACCGGCGCGGTGATCGCACGCGCACCCAATTTGATCTGGAGCTTGAGATGGCAGGGGAGGCGCTCGCTGCCGCTGCGCGCGGTGCGGTCGCCCTGACGCAGCAGCACGGCGCAGCGCGCCTTCAGCTTCTGCGCATACATCGTCACCGCGCGGCCGGCGCTGGTGACCCGCTCGCCATAGCTTTCCGCCTGCTGCGTGGCGCTGCCGATGTCGGCGGCGCTGTCGACCACCGAGGAGATGAATTGCGACGCCTGCGCGGCGTTATCAGACATTTCTCCGGTGGTCTGATTCTGCTCGGCGACCGCGCCGTTGACATTGGTGAAGACGGGGCGGATCGCCTCGATTGCCTGGGCAATGCGGTGGACGGCGTCGGCCGAGCCGGAGGCGTCCTTCTGCAGCGCCTCGATCTTGCGGGTGATCTCCTCGGTCGCGTTCTGGGTCTGCACCGCCAGTGCCTTCACCTCGGTCGCGACGACTGCAAAGCCGCGGCCGGCCTCGCCGGCGCGGGCGGCCTCGATCGTGGAGTTCAAGGCAAGGAGGGTGGTCTGGCGGGCGATCTGCGAGATCAGGTTGACGACGTTGCCGATCGCCGCGGAGGACTCGCGCAGACGATCGACATTCTCGCGCGCCTCGCGGGCGGCGGCGCTGGCCAGGTCGGCGAGCTGGCCCGCGTCCTGGACCTGGGCGCGGATGCCGTGGGCGGACTGGGTGACCTTTTCGGCGGCCTGGGCGAAGGTCGCGGCCGTGCCCTGCGCGGCGCTGCTGCGGCCGGACAGGGCATCGGCGCGCTGGCGGATGTCGGTCAGCGTGCCCGCGGTCGCCTCAGCGCCGCTCGCCACGGCATTGGCGGCCCGCTCCAGCTGGCGGATCATGCCGCCAAGCTCGAGCTCGAGAAGGTCGAGAATGGCCTTCGCCGAATCGTCCGGCGCCGCCGCCGGCTCAGGGGCCGCGACCGGCTTCGGCTCGGCCACCGGCTCCGGAGCGGGGGTCCGTCTTGCAAGGAAAGCAAACGCCATTGGGGTGGACCCCTGGTCGCGCGTGAAAAGGTGCAGAGGGCCGGTATCCTTGCACTTGACAGTGAAGCCATGGTTAACATTTGGCTTATGGGACAAGGGCGGCGCAGCGGTCCCCAGGGCCGGCCGTCCCCCTTGAAACCACCCCAAATCTTTGATTTTGACGATTCCCGGCCTATAAGGCCGCGCGTCCCCACCTGACCTCCAGACGATTGCAAGAGATCTCGCATGGCCGGCCATTCCCAATTCAAGAACATCATGCATCGCAAGGGCCGGCAGGATGCGATGAAGTCCAAGCTGTTCGGCAAGCTGGCGCGCGAAATCACCGTCGCCGCCAAGCTCGGCACGCCGGACCCCGCGATGAACCCGCGCCTGCGCGCCGCCGTCGTCGCTGCCCGCGCCGAGAACATGCCGAAGGACAATATCGAGCGCGCGATCAAAAAGGCGCTCGGCGGCGAGGGTGAGAACTACGCCGAGATCCGCTACGAGGGCTATGGCCCCGGCGGCGTCGCGGTGATCGTCGAAGCGCTGACCGACAACCGCAACCGCGCCGCGTCCGACATCCGCTCCTTCTTCACCAAGTCCGGCGGCAATCTCGGCGAAACCGGCTCGGTGTCGTTCATGTTCGACCGCGTCGGCATCATCGAGTTCGACCGCAGTGTCGCCTCCGACGATTCGGTGCTCGATGCCGCGATCGAGGCCGGCGCCGACGACGTGATCTCGGGCGAGGG
Proteins encoded in this window:
- a CDS encoding 5-formyltetrahydrofolate cyclo-ligase, whose product is MKAAQHTKQQLRATALAARDALSEDDRAAAAQAIAARGLPFTPKPGMVVSGYAPIRNELDPMPLMRELAGQGARLALPVVLARGHSLSFRAYAPGDRLTLGALGIPEPSPVAAELVPDIMLVPLAAFDRTGHRIGYGGGYYDYTFSHLRKSHHVIGIGLGFAVQETEAIPALAHDAALDYVLTERETLDFRSH
- a CDS encoding DsrE family protein, coding for MRFDLRTAAASCALLIASMAASPAADVKTHRVAIQVDQNDPAVMNLALNNAANIMETFKEKGEEVEIEIVTYGPGLNMLREDTSPVKDRLKQIVELSFPAKIKFSACNITKRGMEKREGHPIEIVAQASLVPSGAVRLMELQESGWSYLKP
- a CDS encoding TIGR00282 family metallophosphoesterase, with product MRILFVGDVVGRAGRTAVTDHLPGLIRDWRLDLVIVNGENAAGGFGITEAIYQELLDAGADAVTLGNHSWDQREALVFIERAPRLVRPANYPPGTPGRGAALIETKTGARALVVNVLGRVFMTPFDDPFAAIAREIGACPLREAADAIVVDVHCEATSEKQGFGHFCDGRVSLVVGTHTHVPTADHQILPGGTAYMTDAGMTGDYDSIIGMQKDEPLRRFQSGIPSARFEPAMGEATLSGVAVETDDATGLAERIAPVRLGGRLSQAKPTFWGA
- a CDS encoding methyl-accepting chemotaxis protein encodes the protein MSVAQRAILESHDARSGAERLIDEIADRIGGLGVELADVAGNVQEVANRVSYQSQRFGHLQATAKTMVAANHDIATASQAVQSATTAAVGDIAQSRNVVETAVRHISELVDSVERIEQRLGSVGDALSQVAKVSVAIEAIAKQTNLLALNATIEAARAGSAGRGFAVVASEVKSLAEATRQATQQIGDTLRGLDSQVKSLLGESGQASSRAKTAGEGAQQIGGIIVRVQDGFTSVGQEIDGVAKAATSNLAHCDTVITELAELAKGVDQSSLELKQADSRIAKLLDHSEALIGLIAESGVETADAPLIRTVVATARQISSVFEAAIDRGEIALADLLDESYREIPGTNPKQYLTRYVEFTDRVLPAIQDPIQGSDPRIVFCVAWARGGYLPTHNPNYRKPQGPDPVWNNANCRNRRLFEDRAVKKVAAASSKPFLLQTYRRDMGGGQFVLMKDLSAPIFIKGRHWGAFRMGFRPSA
- a CDS encoding methyl-accepting chemotaxis protein, with translation MAFAFLARRTPAPEPVAEPKPVAAPEPAAAPDDSAKAILDLLELELGGMIRQLERAANAVASGAEATAGTLTDIRQRADALSGRSSAAQGTAATFAQAAEKVTQSAHGIRAQVQDAGQLADLASAAAREARENVDRLRESSAAIGNVVNLISQIARQTTLLALNSTIEAARAGEAGRGFAVVATEVKALAVQTQNATEEITRKIEALQKDASGSADAVHRIAQAIEAIRPVFTNVNGAVAEQNQTTGEMSDNAAQASQFISSVVDSAADIGSATQQAESYGERVTSAGRAVTMYAQKLKARCAVLLRQGDRTARSGSERLPCHLKLQIKLGARAITAPVYEISNDGVLITGPDASRLPVNERFDAVLEDVGRCRLRVTEQIKAGAQARFDAPGAELREKIEDKLWALHEENNEFVARAMEAGTELNRIFENAIARGEITIEDMFDTNYVEIPGTDPLQHRSRILDWAERALPPFQEAFLARDQRMAFCVAIDRNGYLPVHNKIYSHPQRPGDVAFNTANSRNRRIFNDPAGLAAGRNQRPYLIQSYARDMGNGNTVMMREIDVPIRVRGRHWGGFRTAYKL
- a CDS encoding YebC/PmpR family DNA-binding transcriptional regulator, producing the protein MAGHSQFKNIMHRKGRQDAMKSKLFGKLAREITVAAKLGTPDPAMNPRLRAAVVAARAENMPKDNIERAIKKALGGEGENYAEIRYEGYGPGGVAVIVEALTDNRNRAASDIRSFFTKSGGNLGETGSVSFMFDRVGIIEFDRSVASDDSVLDAAIEAGADDVISGEGGHEVYASPDSFHEVAKNLEAKFGEPRKAALTWKPQNTVAVDDETGEKLVKLMDLLNEHDDVQNVYANFEISDALMAKMGG